A window of Deltaproteobacteria bacterium genomic DNA:
TCTCAGCGCCGTCGTTTGGAAATTCAGGATTCCATCGCCGCCACTGTGGCGCGCATTGCCCAGCAGCCGGTCATTACCGAAACCCTGGCCAAGATATCCGCGCTGCGCGAGGATGTGGCCAAGAAAGTCGGCTTGCAGCAGGAAATGGAAGCCGTGCGGACTCTGCCCCGGAAGATCGAGGAAATCCTCAAGTCTCGTGGCTACCGTAGCGGCAAGGAGCTGTATATCCAGAGCTTGGCCCAGGGCTTGGCCCTGTTCGCCATGGCTTTTCATAGCAAAACCATTGTGTACCGCACCACGGACTACAAGACCAACGAATATCGGAATTTGCTGGGTGGTCTTTTATTCGAGGGCGTCGAGGACAACCCGATGCTTGGTTATCGTGGTGTGTCCCGCAACATCCATGACTGGGAACTGGAAGCCTTCAAGCTGGCCCGTGGCGCTTTTGGCGGCGTGAACCTGCATCTCATGCTGCCCTTCGTGCGGACACTGGAAGAAGCCAGGTCCCAGAAACGGTATTTGGAACAGGTCCACAATATTCATTCCGGGGACAATGGCCTAAAGCTTATCCTGATGTCCGAGATTCCCAGCAACGCCGTGCTGGCCAAGGAATTTCTGCGTGAATTCGATGGCTTCTCCATTGGCTCCAATGACATGACACAGCTGGTTCTGGGCACGGATCGTGACAATGCCCGACTGCGGCACATTTACGACGAGGAAGATCCGGCCGTTGTCTGGGCCATCCTGACCACCATTTTCACGGGCCAGAAGTTCGGCAAGAAAGTCGGCTTTTGCGGTCAGGGTGTGTCCAATTCCAAGATTATCCGTGGCTTGGTCTGCATTGCCGGCATTGTTTCCGCTTCGGTCGTGCCCGACACATATCAGCAGACCAAGCTCGACGTGGCCGAAGTCGAGTCGGAGAACATCACGTTGTCCGGTCTTGGTGCCTGGCTCAAGGAACAACATCTGGACCGGCTGCACATGCTCCTGGCGGAAAACCGCTATGAACATATCCTGAAGAAGAACACCTCGGCTTCGGATTTGATGGAATGGTACGAAGGGGAACTGGCCCGCCTTCATGAGCAGATGCAGTCCAATCTTGGCAGCGCCAAGGAAGAGTTTTATCGGCAGGAATTGGCGAGTTTCCGCGCCATTTTCCATAAGCCGGTCATTTACGCCAACTGGGAGTGGGAAACGACCGTGCTTGACGCCTTGCATCAGGCCGGTTTCGCTTCGTACGACGAGCAGGCCCAGGCCCTCGAGGCGCAGCGTTCCCACTCTTGGTGATCGGAGCGTTTCGGGGTTCGTTTTGGCGATTGCTGGTAATGGCACAAAAAAGGCATGGGCTCCCTCGGGGGCCCATGCCTTTTTTCATCATGGCTGGAGCGAGTCGGGAAGGGGAGGTTAGGCCCGCCGCGCGCTTTTGTTGATTGTTTCGACCAGGCTGGCGGCTGCTTGGGTCGAGGCGGCCAGTTGGGCCTGATCATCCAAGATTTGAGCTTTTGGCCAGCGACATCTATGATATGAGATAGTTGCCTTTTGTGAGAGCTGGGAAATCTTGGCCAGCATGACGGACATGGCCTCTTCCGAAATGATGACATGCCCGCATTCAGGACATTTGGGTGCTGGGACGTCTTCGAAGCAAAACAAGTGGTTGCGACATTCCATTTGGTAAGAAATAATGCTTTCGGTAACTTGGTCACAACCACATTTTGTGCAAATCATGGAAACCTCGCTTCGGCAAAATGTGAAAAATCGAATAATTTTTTTTTATAAACATGATCAATCTTTTTGGCAAGGTGTTTACTTGGCTGATTTCCTTATTTTTTCAGAATTTGTTGTGATCATGCCATTTTTATCTTCGCGGGTTACTGGTCGTGAAAATGAAAATGGCATTGATTTTGTAATGATTATTCGCATGGAGGGACTATGAGTTCGATCGGATGGGTTGGAATTGGCGTAATGGGTCGGTCCATGTGCGGCCATTTGTTGCGTTCCGGGCACTCGGTCAAGGTACAT
This region includes:
- a CDS encoding phosphoenolpyruvate synthase produces the protein QGTLENVVSTKLSALEADLTKIVSEQMATGTVSLDIKLRSYVGIVTGLAHKMEELTEREGAKGTDEVLAIHRQLRELDKKLDEHLEFATQRFEVLKTSHCLKDHVAVIMGYADELENLGIDSQSQRRRLEIQDSIAATVARIAQQPVITETLAKISALREDVAKKVGLQQEMEAVRTLPRKIEEILKSRGYRSGKELYIQSLAQGLALFAMAFHSKTIVYRTTDYKTNEYRNLLGGLLFEGVEDNPMLGYRGVSRNIHDWELEAFKLARGAFGGVNLHLMLPFVRTLEEARSQKRYLEQVHNIHSGDNGLKLILMSEIPSNAVLAKEFLREFDGFSIGSNDMTQLVLGTDRDNARLRHIYDEEDPAVVWAILTTIFTGQKFGKKVGFCGQGVSNSKIIRGLVCIAGIVSASVVPDTYQQTKLDVAEVESENITLSGLGAWLKEQHLDRLHMLLAENRYEHILKKNTSASDLMEWYEGELARLHEQMQSNLGSAKEEFYRQELASFRAIFHKPVIYANWEWETTVLDALHQAGFASYDEQAQALEAQRSHSW